The nucleotide sequence GCCGGCCTTGTTGCCCGGCGAGGGGTTGTTGTTCATCTCGCCTTCGTTGACCCTGGTGTAGTGCTCCCACCAGCGGATGCGCGAGATCAGCTTCTCGCCGACCTCGCGGCGGACGGCGCGGCGCGTCAGCAGGTGCTCGGCGCCGTAGACCTCGGGCGTCTCCGACAGGATGGCCGTGCCGCCGTGCGCCACCAGCAGGTCCACCGCCGCGCCCAGCGCCGGGTTGGCGCTGATGCCGGAGTAGCCGTCGGACCCGCCGCACTGCAGGCCGATGGTGATGTGCGACGCGCTGCAGGGCTCGCGTTTGACCGCGTTGGCGCGGGGCAGCATGTCCTTGACGAGCGCGATGCCCTTTTCCACCGTCCTGCGGGTGCCGCCGGTGTCCTGGATGTTGAAGACCTTCAGCGTGTCGCCCTCGCGCAGGCTGCTGTGGGCCAGCCAGGCATTGATCTGGTTGGCTTCGCAGCCCAGGCCCACCACCAGCACGCCCCAGAAGTTGGCATGGGTGGCGTAGCCGGCCAGCGTGCGCTCCAGGATCTGCATGCCCATGCCCTCGGTATCCATGCCGCAGCCGGTGCCGTGGGTGAGGGCGACCACGCCGTCGACCATGGGGTAGTCCGCCAGCGCCGCCGGGTTCGTCTGGCGCGAGAAGTGGTCGGCGATCGCGCGGGCGGCGGTGGCCGAGCAGTTCACGCTGGACAGGATGCCGATGTAGTTGCGGGTGGCGACGCGGCCGTCGGAGCGCTTGATCCCCATGAAGGTGGCCTCGCGCCGCGCCGGTTCGGGCTTGAGGTCGGCGCCGAAGGCGTAGTCGCGCTCGAAGTCGCCCATCGCCAGGTTGTGGGTGTGCACGTGCTCGCCGGCGGCGATGGGCTTGCTGGCGAAGCCGATGATCTGGTTGTAGCGGCGCACCGGCTGGCCCTGCCCGATGTCGCGCGCGGCGACCTTGTGGCCGGGCGGCACCAGGCCCTTGACGGCCACACCTTCGATTTGCGTGCCGCCGACCAGCTGGGAACGGGCGATCAGGACGTCGTCCTGCGGGTGCAGGCGGATGAAAAGATTCATGTTTGTTCTCCTGCGGAGTGGCTGGAGTTGATCCTCGATCTCCCTGCTTCGGCACGAGACAGCCGCGCTTGCGCGCTGGCTCGCGGCTCCGCGCCGTTGCGGCAGCTTATTCCTAGGACGGCAGCGCCCGGGCCGTGGTTCACCGTGGAGTTGGCGACGGTGGCCTGTAGTTCCGTAGCCGGCGCGAGGTAACCAAATCCAGGCCCCCCTCTTCGCCCCGGCGGGGGGCGCTGAGCAACGGCCTTGCCGTTGCGCGCCCATGGCAGGGCAAACGCCCGCACGCGCCAAGGCGCGTGCTCAGGGGCGGGGGGGAGAAGAGGGGGAAGACGAGGAGTCACAACAACCAACCAAAAACGAAGAACAAAATCAATAGAACATCTTCGGCAGCCACAAGACCGCCTTCGGGAAGTACGTGATCAACACCAGCGATCCGAGCAGCGGCACCAGCCACGGCAGGATCGCCATCGTGGTCCGCTCCACCGACAGCTTGGCCACCCGGGCCAGGACGAACAGCACCATCCCCATGGGCGGATGCAGCAGCCCGATCATCAGGTTCAGCACCATCACCAGCCCGAAGTGCACCAGGTCGATGCCCAACTGCTGGCAGATCGGCACCAGGATGGGCACCAGGATGGTGATGGCCGCCGTGGGCTCCAGGAAGCAGCCGACGAACAGCATCAGCAGGTTGGCCAGCAGCAGGAACACCCAGGGATCCTTGGTGAAGGCCAGCACCCACTGCGAGATGGCGGCGGTGACGCCGGTGGCCGTGAGCATCCAGCCGAAGATGCTGGCGGCCGCCACGATGAACAGCACCGTGGCCGTGGTCTCCACCGTGTCCAGGCAGACCTTGACGAACATCTTCCAGTTCAGCGTGCGGTACCAGGCGAAGCCCAGCACCATGGCCCACAGGCAGGCGGCGATCGCGCCCTCGGTGGGCGTGAAGATGCCGGTGGTCATGCCGCCGATCAGCAGCACCGGCGTCATGATGGGCAGCACCGCCTGGAACCGGAACACCCGGTCGGCGACGAACAGCACCCCCAGCGCGGCGGTGACGGTGATCTGCGCCGGCAGGCCGGCCTTGTTGACCAGCAGCCACACCGCCACCGGCCAGCCGATCACTACGGCGGTTTCCATCAGCGCCTTGGCCACGCGCGGCCATTCGAACCTGATGTCGCCGCCCCAGCCGTTCTTGTGGGCGAAGTAGGCCACGGTGAACATCATGGCCACGGCCATCAGCACGCCGGGCAGGATGCCGGCCAGGAACAGCGCGCCCACGCTGACGTTGGCCATCATCCCGTAGATCACGAACGGCAGCGAGGGCGGGATGATGGGTCCCAGCGTGGCCGAGGCGG is from Ramlibacter tataouinensis TTB310 and encodes:
- a CDS encoding TRAP transporter large permease, coding for MLKIIFLFLMTGGLPVALAMAGSALLYIWWTGNLPAFVVIHRMVSGIDSFPLLAVPFFILAGNLMNNAGITNRIYNYALALVGWLKGGLGHVNVVGSVVFAGMSGTAIADAAGLGTIEIKAMKDHGYDTEFAVGVTAASATLGPIIPPSLPFVIYGMMANVSVGALFLAGILPGVLMAVAMMFTVAYFAHKNGWGGDIRFEWPRVAKALMETAVVIGWPVAVWLLVNKAGLPAQITVTAALGVLFVADRVFRFQAVLPIMTPVLLIGGMTTGIFTPTEGAIAACLWAMVLGFAWYRTLNWKMFVKVCLDTVETTATVLFIVAAASIFGWMLTATGVTAAISQWVLAFTKDPWVFLLLANLLMLFVGCFLEPTAAITILVPILVPICQQLGIDLVHFGLVMVLNLMIGLLHPPMGMVLFVLARVAKLSVERTTMAILPWLVPLLGSLVLITYFPKAVLWLPKMFY
- a CDS encoding UxaA family hydrolase: MNLFIRLHPQDDVLIARSQLVGGTQIEGVAVKGLVPPGHKVAARDIGQGQPVRRYNQIIGFASKPIAAGEHVHTHNLAMGDFERDYAFGADLKPEPARREATFMGIKRSDGRVATRNYIGILSSVNCSATAARAIADHFSRQTNPAALADYPMVDGVVALTHGTGCGMDTEGMGMQILERTLAGYATHANFWGVLVVGLGCEANQINAWLAHSSLREGDTLKVFNIQDTGGTRRTVEKGIALVKDMLPRANAVKREPCSASHITIGLQCGGSDGYSGISANPALGAAVDLLVAHGGTAILSETPEVYGAEHLLTRRAVRREVGEKLISRIRWWEHYTRVNEGEMNNNPSPGNKAGGLTTILEKSLGAVAKGGTTSLQAVYEYAEPVTAQGFVYMDTPGYDPVSATGQVAGGANMICFTTGRGSAYGCAPSPSLKLATNTALWQRQEEDMDINCGEIIDGRASIQEMGERIFRLVLATASGEASKSERHGYGQNEFVPWQVGAVM